Part of the Limihaloglobus sulfuriphilus genome is shown below.
AACGGCTCTGTGTATGTTTGATCAGGGGTTACAAATTCACCGAGAAGAAAGCTATTCTTTTCATCGGAAACAACGGATCCGGCAACACTGATAACCATTTTCGAGCTGTGAGCGGACAGCTCTGCCGCCGTTGCGGCCAGAGGCGTTTTATTGCCGTTTACATCCATTAGATACACTGCCGCCTCACCGGAAATAGGTGCGGGCAGATTGTGTGTTATATACATTTCGTATGCATCGCCGGCATCTTTAAACGAAAGAACAACCGGCGCGGAAGCTCTCTTGACGGCATAGTAGGCCTGTTTGGGCACGCCGTAGTAGTCGATAAGAGACCAGCTCGCGGCGGGCCAGCAGTCGTTGAGCATCCAGACAAGCGCACCGGAATTGACCGGCATCCGGCGTCTGTGGTGCAGGAACTCATCATAAACGTACTGGGCGTAGAACGTTCCGGCGAGCTTGACGAAATCCGCCGCACTCTGCGGTTTATAAAACAGCCTGCAAACGGACTCGTATTGGACCTGGAGAAATGTTTCCTCAAGCGAGCTGTACGGATTGTCCATTATGTGGTGTTCCCAGCAGCCGTTGAGCGGCCAGAGCTTATCTTCTGAGATAAATTTCTTTATCGAGCTTAGTTTGGGCGGGCCGTGAAAGCCGAATTCCGACATAAACACAGTTTCTTTGCCGTCAATATGTTTCCTGAAAGAAGTTATGTCATCTGTAAAAGCTGACTCCCACGTGCCGCCGTGTGAATCGCCGGAGGATGAGTCGTTTCCGATATCTTTGAGACTGAACGGACTGCTCGGCGTATAGGCCAGATCTTCCATAAGATGGCCGACAATTCCCCTGCCGAGGTAATTGGTCACAAAATCGCCGCGGCTTTTCTGTTCTCCGAACGAGCCGGTTTTTTCATTGCCGCCGCACCAGTGAGCTATGCAGGGGTGATTTCTAAGCCGTCTGACCTGATACTCAAACTCGGAAACCAGCTTGTTTGTCCATTTTATATTATCGTCGGGTATATCTGAACAGGCAAACATAAGGTCCTGCCAGACCATTATCCCGTACTCATCGCAAAGCTCATAGAAAGCGTCCTTTTCGTAGATGCCCCCGCCCCACACGCGGATCATGTTCATGCGGCTTTTCCTGGCCAGAGTCAGCAGTCTCTGGTAAACGTCCCGGTTTATCCTGCCGGGGAAACAATCTGCCGGCACCCAGTTGGCACCCATGCAGAATATGTCCATACCGTTGACCTTGAACTTAAAGCTGTGTGTCTGGTCATCATTGAATTCCTGAACAAGCTCAACCTCCCGAATACCGAACTTTCCGGATTTGCTGTCCAGGCAATCGCCCTGCGGATCTAAAAGCCGTATCTGATACTCGTAAAGATTCGGCTCTCCATAACCGTTTGGCCACCAGAGCTTTGGATTCTCGATAAAGAGGTTGAAGAAATTCCTGCGGCCTGAAACATCTATTTGTTCCCGCTTCTGATAATCGCCGTTTTTGGCAGTTATTTCTATCTTATACCCGGATTCTGCCTTAGCGATTTTCTTTATCTCTCTGTCGAGCTTGATGTTAAATACAGCTCTTCCGTCTGCTTTTGTACGGATGTAAACATCCTCTATTACGCCGGCCGATTCTGCGAGAAGCCTGACACTCTGCCAGATGCCCAGAGCCGGCAGCTCCGGTGCCCAGTCCCATGAGAACTGGCACTGGGCCTTGCGGGCAAAGATTCGCGGCGTATAAAAACACGCAAAATAACTGCTGGTATCGGTCTTTTCTATCAAAGACTTAGTGGCATGGACACAAACGGCTATCTCATTAGTTTCACCGGCTTTGAGATAATCGGTAACATTAAACGAATAGCGCAGGAAAGAATTTTCCGTCTGGCCGATTTTCCTGTTATTAACATATATCGACGCGTATGTGTCTATGCCGTCAAAAATGAGTTTGACGGTTTTATTACTGAAACCGGCGGGCACATCAACCTGTTTTTTAAACCACCAGCTTCTGTTATTCGTCCAGGAGCATTCCTTTGTATTCTGATCAATAAAAGGATCGGGCATTCTGCCGGCTTCTATCAGAGTCGGATGAATATCACCCGGCACTGACGTCTCAAGCCAGCCGTCGCCCTCAAGCTCGGAGCCGGGCAGGTTGTCATCGGTATATTCAATGTACTCCTTGTCTTTTAAGAGCCATTTACCGTCAAGTTCTAAAATTTCAATAGGCATAATCTACCTGTGTATAATCAAAACACTATTATATTTACTGCAAAAAATGGATTATACAGTATCTGTGAAGAAAACGCATAGTCATTTCACGTTATCGGTATGTCATTTTGCGCAGAAAGTCCGCCAAATCTTATTGAGTATGGTTTGGCCTGGTATCTAATATCTCGGAATAATCCACAATTCCGCATTTTTTCTGCCATTTATCACACTCAGCGGTTAATCTGGCTGCAAGTTCCGGCTTCTTTTGGGATATATCCGTAGTCTCTGCCGGGTCGTTTTCCAGATCATACAGCTCGTAAACCGTTTCTTCTGTTTTACTTGTATGCACATACCACCCCGGCTCTATCAGCAGTTTCCACCGCCCTTTATAGATACAGCCCTGCTGGCCCTTGTCATTAAAGAACATATACTCCGCCGGCGGCAGATCTTTGCCGTCAAATACGCCGCTGATGTCCCTGCCGTCAAGAGGTTCTGTCTTTTGCCCGTGGAATTCATCCGGATAACTGCCGCCCGCCAGAGTCAGGCAGGTTGGCATAATATCATAAACATGGCATATAGTGTGATTTATAAGCCCGGGCTTAACCCTGGCGGGCCAATGGGCAATACAGTGGGTCTTTGTCCCGCCTTCCCACATGAGGGCTTTGCAGCCGTAATACGGCTTGTTCATCATATCGCCGACATGCGCCGCGGCACCATTGTCGGAAAAATACAGAATCAGCGTATTGTCAAGTTGGCCCTGCTCTTTGAGCAGCCGCGTCAGCCGCCCGACATTCTGGTCAACTTTCTCCAGCATCGCGGCATGTAGAGCGAGTCTGAGCTGATACTCTTTTTTTTCTTGCTCGCCTGGGAATTTTCTGGTGTGGAAATACTTCCTGTAATCGGTGTTTTCCGGCAGCAGTTTTTCTCTTTTGAGTCCCTCAACACGTTTTTTCTCCACCGTTTCCATATCCTCATACAGAGGCATATATTTATCGACCAGCTCCTGCGGCGCCTGCAGCGGCATGTGCGGCGCGCGATAGGCCAAATACATAAAGAACGGTTTATCGCTGCCGGATGTATCTTTAAGCATATCAAGTGCCCTGTCAGTTACCCCGTCAGTGGCGTAGAATGCCTTGGCGGTCTTACCGTGGTTGGGTGTGTAGGGATACCTGTTCTCATCTTCGTAATGGCAGTGCATTGAGTAGGTTTGATCATAGTTCAAACGGGCAGGTTTGTTTCCGTCAAGATAGTTATGCTGCTCCTCGGGAGTAAAGAAAAAGTGGTTTTCCCCCTCAATAAGTCCGAAATACCTGTCAAAACCCCTCTGCATCGGCAGTGCATTGAAGTCCGCTTCCATCTCCTGTGGAGTAAGCTCCCAGCCCGGGTGCAGTTTTTTCCACAGTTGCCGGCGAGCTGGCGAATCCTTCATGAGACTGCCGCCCAGATGCCATTTACCCGCCATCATAGTATGATAGCCTCTCTGCCCCAGCAGCTCCGGAATGGTCGGCAGGTTATAAGCCAGCCTTGCACGATAGGAGGGGCGTTTCATCTCCCACTGCCAGCCGCCCAGTGTGCCGGCAGCGAAACCGGCGTGGGCGCTGTCACGTCCGGTCAGCAATGATGCGCGTGTCGGGCTGCATCTGCCGGCGCTGTAGAAGTTTGTAAACCGCATACCATTTCGTGCGAGAGAATCTATGTTCGGCGTATGAATCTCGCCGCCGTAACAGCCAAGGTCTGTATATCCCGAATCATCGGTGAGAATAACGATTATGTTGGGTGTTTTTTCTTTTGCAGGTCGAAAAGCCGCCGCCGCGGCGTCCCTTGCACCTAAATATAAAGCTGTGCCGAACAGGGAAAAACCGCGAACAAATTCTCTGCGTGTAAGACTCTTCATAGGTAGCCTTTCAAGAAAAGGGGCCTGCATTTGAACAGGCCCCGAAGTTATTTGTTATATGTGTTTACCGTCTTAGTTGATCCAATAAGAGGCTATCTGTGCGAAATCTACTAAGTTTACATCGCAGTCGCCGTTCAGGTCGCCCACGAGCCCGTCACAGCTTCCGCCGGTTGAGACACCTGTGAGCCAGTTGGCCGCCATTGTCTTGACATCGTCAACATCAACATCGCCGTCGCCGTCAACATCACCATTTGCGCCCTGTAGATATACAGTTGTTTTGCCGGCGTTTGTAACATCATAGTCATACATGAGATCGGCACCTTCACCGGTAATCTTGCCGGCTGTTATAGCCGCGGCGAGATCTGCGGTAATATCGCCTGTTACTATTATTGTCGAATCGCCCGACATAACGATACCGTTACAGTCCGCCAGGCCGGTCAAACCGCCATCTTCGTTTACAATGATGGAACCGCCGTTCATATCAATACTTCCGTAAGAAAGCGGCGGATAGCCCGGATCGTCGAGAAGTGACATACGCAGTGTATTACACTCAATAACTCCCGAGTTCATTTCAACGTGGCCGTCGCCGTAGAGATAGTTGTCATAATTGCCCGCACCTACATTAAATTCATTTGCGTAGAGTGCAACTCCGTTCATGATCAGCGTACCTCTGCCCGGGGCCTCGGGTGTGATGCCGTTAGCACCAAGATTGAGGTCGCCCTGGCCCTGGCCCTGCGTTTCTCCGTCTGGAGTGCCTATGATATCCAGCGTAACGCCCTCGGCGATTTCGATATAGTCATCCGCTGTGGTGCCCGTCTTCTGCCAGCCGATTGTAACGGCTCCCAGCTGAGCATCAGCGTCTATTATCGGGTGCTGTCCGAATGAGGCTTTGCTTGTTGTTACAAAGACATCTCCCGGCCATGGCAGCTCGTTAGACTCATAATTCCAGTTGTCCTGGAACGACTGAGTTGTTCCGCCGGCGTCCCATGCCATGTTATATGCATGCTTGCCGTCAATTTCAGGGTCATAAGGACGTGCTGTAACGGTGTTAATGTCACCGATCACGTCTTCTTCGATTACGCCGTAGCCGTCATCAGCAAAGAGACAGCCGATCTGTTTGTAGAACCAGACGGGCAAATCCGCCGGCAATATGAGCGAGGCGTTGGAAGCAGAGGAAATATTGAACCCCTGCCTTTCAGAAGCGCCGCCGCTGGCAAAACCTAAGATTTTATAGGTTACTGTTACAGTGCCGGCGTTTATATTTATCTGCCCGGTACCTGCCGCCCTTTGCCATTGACCTGTTTCAGGGTCCTTCTCTAACCCGCCAAACTTAATGTTATAGGCGTTAAGTTCCGCTGCCGGGTCATCAAGGTTGATAACAGAATTTCCTGACTCACCGGTCTGCTCGTCTTTGAGATAACCGAGCTGGAACGTGTTTGCACTGTTGAGAACACCGTCGATATTTACGGTGGAATTGCCGGACTTGTAACCGCTCTCGAATTGCGGAGTAGTCAGAGATGCGCCAGCCTCGATCGTTAAACTCACATCGTTTATACCCATCAATACGCCGGCGGCCTGAGCTGCCAGAGGGGAGTATATGGTAGAATCAGAATCAACCGCATCGATTATAGCGGAAGTTGCGGCCGAGGGCACTATGCCGTAATCCCAGTTCGAGCCAACATTCCAGTCTCCGGCGCCGCCGATCCAGGAGAAATCAGAAACTTCGGGCTTGAGAACTATCGTGCTTGCCAGGCCGTCCTGGATAATAATAAAATCATTCTTATCGGTTGTAACAACGCCATCTATTGAAATTTTACCTGCATTGATATAATATTCCCAGACTCCTGCGGTTGTACTATATTCACCATCTATGAGCCTGCTGCCTAACGTAAAACTCCCCATATTTCCGGTTTCAAAGTTTACAACAACCCCAAAACCGCCCGGAGTAATTACATCTAAAATAATATCACCAGTGCCGCCGGCAAGCATATTGTAGTTTGCTGTTCCGCTTGCCTGGCCGGCATGAACAATCCCGTTGCCCATATTCAGCGTGCCTTTGCCGGAAGCCGGAGAATTAAAGGCCGGTGTTTCAACACTGCCGTTAAGCACGTTGAGAACCATCTCTTCACCGTACTGAGACCAGAATGTCAATGCCTGGCCCTCGGGCACAAGCAGATTAGTCACGGTATCCCAGTCATTGGTATCTAATTCAAGCAGGGTAGTTACACCTGAACCGGAGGCTCCGCCGCGAAGAGCTACTCCGCTGGGAGCGGTTATGGTGCCGCCTTCTAAACGCACCGCGATATCCTCCATCGCGCCGCCGCCTACCCAGACGTTTTGGGCATAGGTTATAAGGCCTATGTCCTGGCCGTAAGGAATCGCGCCGCCGTCCCAGTTTTGGGGTTCGTTTATTGAACCTACCCCGGGAATGTGATTGCCTGTCTCGGTATCAATCATTCCGAGAAAATCCACATATTCTGCCGATACGGCCAGAGTTGAAATCAGGCAAACAAATAATAATAAAGCTGATTTAGTGCTCATAACAATTCTCCTGCAAAATTTCGTAAAAAAAACTGCTACCTATTAACAGATTTATGGATTATAGTATCACATATTGCAAGAGAAAAGTAAAGGTCATATTGCGTTTCCGGCATGTCATTTTGCGCAAAAAGACACATGTCTTCAACTCATTTAGTCCGATAAGAAGATCAAATCATCTACTCAGAAGCTGTTCTGCATAAAGCATTGATACTAGGCGATATAGCGAATATCTGGGGAGCGGTGGCATTGCCGAAACATTCAGAAATTATTCCCGGGAAATAATACACATAATCGTTATATGTCTTGATTGAAAGGGCATCATTGAAAATCCTGTTGACAATATCCTTTCTTGCAGAAGGCAGATCAGAAGCGACTTCGGCCGCTCCGAAAACAGTATTGTCCCAGCATTCATGCTTATAAGCGGCTTCAAGGCATTTCCTCTTGACTTCAGCTTCAAACGGCAGATGCTTTTCATCAGGCAGTGTCAATGCCCAGATATAGTCAAAACCTATATTGTACCAGTCAAAGTCGATGTCCTCCCAGCCGTCTTCGTTATATGCGATGCCGGCGATGAAGCGGCCCTTATCTTCTCTCCAAAGCTCTTTATTTATAATTTTTTTGAGTTTTTGTGCCTGCTCTACAAAGTGCTGCCTGTCTTCTTGATTGTTGTTATATTGGGCAATTTCTGCCATCATGCTGTAGTTGGCGTAAAAAAGAACATTGATATAAAAGCTGTTTACAAAATGAAACTTCTTGTTTGTAGCCGGGGACCGGTACCACTCTTTTGTATCACCCCAGACGCCGTTTGGATCCTCGGTAATATCCGCCTCATTTATCAGATATTCGCGGTACATGTTCTTCATTTTATCGTAATAGGTGATATTCTTGTCTTTATGAGGGTCATAGGCAGCCCCTGTGGTGTAATACTTAATGTTATCCTTCATCAATTGATATGCATCACCCGTGATATATCTGTCATCGCCAAGCTGCTGCCACGCCTTATAGAGAGACCAGATTCCGTAAAATGCCGAATCAACCTGTGAGAAATCCGTTTTCATGTTTTGACGGTAGAAATAAAACTGATCCCACCAGCGGTGAAAGCCGTTGGTCAGCTCGCCCTGATTGTAATTATGCATAACCAGCTCGGCATGGGGCCGCATATATTCTTCCACGAGACCGATTTCAGTAAGGTCCAGAAGCGCGATCGAATCGTCGCGAACGTAGCTTTGCCAGTAGCCCACCGAATTTGATGAGTAGTAGAATACTGCCGCGGGAGAAGCGTAAATAGCCCCGTTGCGGCTTAGAAGCGATCTTACTTCAATAAGGTTATAGGCTAACTGTTTCTGCCGCAACCCGGAGAGCTTATCCAAGGAAACATCAAGTGTTTTTTCAATTCGGGCCCTGGCACCTGATACATAATCATCCCAGTGCCTGGCCGTCTTTTTTTTCCAATATTCAAAATCAAAAGCCCTTACCCCGCTTATTGCGGACTCGGCTTCGGGGCGGTTGTCAGAAAAAAAATAGAAAAATGACACGCTGCTTTTGGCCGGCACAGTGAAATTTGCAACAAATCCATCGGCAGGATAGCTGCTCGCGAGTGAAACACTCTCTGGTTTTGAATTGAATACCAGCCCGGATACCGGATCAAGGTCTTTGGCGCGGTCAGCCGGCGGATCGTCATAGCTTTGCCAGAGAACCATCTTATCGCTGTCGTAAGCATAAACTGCATCCCCCAGGCTCACATTCATATCTACATTCCGCTTTCCCTCTACAAGGGTGTATAAACCTTTTCTTTCTTGCCGGGGCCTGATTTTTATTTGCAGTCTGGCTGGTTGGGAGCTGTTATTGGCCAGCGAATACAGCATGGCGTTTTCCCCCGCAGCAGAGAGCAGCTCCAGATTAAAGTCTGATGTCTCACCGTTATTACCCAGACCGGAGTCAAAAGAACATAACAGATGATAAGGCTTTCTCTGCATATCCGTGAGATGGGCTCGTGTAAGCAGGTTTTCCGTTTTACCCCCGGCAGAGAGATTCAGCTCCATGCTGCCGTTAAGCCCCCACAAATGGCGAAAAGGTATCACCGGCGGCTTTCCGGAAAGATACGGCCTATACACAAAACCGCAGCTTGCAGCGGCATTGTCTGTCTTGAAATATACAACGCCGTCTGTCATTGTAAGGCTGGTCGCAATTGGTTTTTTGAGTTTAAGCACATCCTCAAAATTGTCGAAGCCGTGTGCAGAAAATTGCATATAAGCCATACAAATACAACTGATTAAAAAACAACAAAAACTCTTAAATC
Proteins encoded:
- a CDS encoding beta-mannosidase; this encodes MPIEILELDGKWLLKDKEYIEYTDDNLPGSELEGDGWLETSVPGDIHPTLIEAGRMPDPFIDQNTKECSWTNNRSWWFKKQVDVPAGFSNKTVKLIFDGIDTYASIYVNNRKIGQTENSFLRYSFNVTDYLKAGETNEIAVCVHATKSLIEKTDTSSYFACFYTPRIFARKAQCQFSWDWAPELPALGIWQSVRLLAESAGVIEDVYIRTKADGRAVFNIKLDREIKKIAKAESGYKIEITAKNGDYQKREQIDVSGRRNFFNLFIENPKLWWPNGYGEPNLYEYQIRLLDPQGDCLDSKSGKFGIREVELVQEFNDDQTHSFKFKVNGMDIFCMGANWVPADCFPGRINRDVYQRLLTLARKSRMNMIRVWGGGIYEKDAFYELCDEYGIMVWQDLMFACSDIPDDNIKWTNKLVSEFEYQVRRLRNHPCIAHWCGGNEKTGSFGEQKSRGDFVTNYLGRGIVGHLMEDLAYTPSSPFSLKDIGNDSSSGDSHGGTWESAFTDDITSFRKHIDGKETVFMSEFGFHGPPKLSSIKKFISEDKLWPLNGCWEHHIMDNPYSSLEETFLQVQYESVCRLFYKPQSAADFVKLAGTFYAQYVYDEFLHHRRRMPVNSGALVWMLNDCWPAASWSLIDYYGVPKQAYYAVKRASAPVVLSFKDAGDAYEMYITHNLPAPISGEAAVYLMDVNGNKTPLAATAAELSAHSSKMVISVAGSVVSDEKNSFLLGEFVTPDQTYTEPFFHKLWKDIQWPRPEIKITGFEQQACDTCCSAAITLKTEKYARCVYISFDDEQSGCLSDNYFDMCPQESKTVILETPKPLKESDIRIRTWLDEWEE
- a CDS encoding sulfatase-like hydrolase/transferase, with the translated sequence MKSLTRREFVRGFSLFGTALYLGARDAAAAAFRPAKEKTPNIIVILTDDSGYTDLGCYGGEIHTPNIDSLARNGMRFTNFYSAGRCSPTRASLLTGRDSAHAGFAAGTLGGWQWEMKRPSYRARLAYNLPTIPELLGQRGYHTMMAGKWHLGGSLMKDSPARRQLWKKLHPGWELTPQEMEADFNALPMQRGFDRYFGLIEGENHFFFTPEEQHNYLDGNKPARLNYDQTYSMHCHYEDENRYPYTPNHGKTAKAFYATDGVTDRALDMLKDTSGSDKPFFMYLAYRAPHMPLQAPQELVDKYMPLYEDMETVEKKRVEGLKREKLLPENTDYRKYFHTRKFPGEQEKKEYQLRLALHAAMLEKVDQNVGRLTRLLKEQGQLDNTLILYFSDNGAAAHVGDMMNKPYYGCKALMWEGGTKTHCIAHWPARVKPGLINHTICHVYDIMPTCLTLAGGSYPDEFHGQKTEPLDGRDISGVFDGKDLPPAEYMFFNDKGQQGCIYKGRWKLLIEPGWYVHTSKTEETVYELYDLENDPAETTDISQKKPELAARLTAECDKWQKKCGIVDYSEILDTRPNHTQ